A DNA window from Pseudoalteromonas marina contains the following coding sequences:
- a CDS encoding acyl-CoA dehydrogenase family protein yields MNFEPSQKSQDYLKRVTAFMDEHILPIEQAVVAHNHAKNNSNDWTTWQLSEHIEPLKAKAKAAGLWNLFLPDEELAQGLTCLEYAPTAEQMGKCLFASEIFNCNAPDTGNMEVLYHFANDEQKQQWLTPLLNGEIRSVFAMTEPDVASSDATNMQATIDVDGDELILNGKKWWTTGLGHPNAQVAIFMGLSNPENDKHSQHSMVLVPLNTPGVNIKRMLSACGDFDAPYGHGEMEFNNVRVPKQNLILGLGKGFAIAQGRLGPGRIHHCMRAIGAAERCLELMIKRGLSRSAFGKPLLKLGGNLERVAQARMAIDQARLLTLHAAWKIDTQGVKHAMTEISSIKVVVPNMLQMVSDMAIQVFGGAGVSSDFPIASFNAMGRILRLADGPDEVHMGMVSRLELNKYR; encoded by the coding sequence ATGAACTTTGAGCCAAGCCAAAAAAGCCAAGACTACTTAAAGCGTGTAACCGCCTTTATGGATGAACACATCTTGCCTATTGAGCAAGCAGTAGTTGCGCATAACCATGCTAAAAATAATTCAAACGATTGGACCACTTGGCAACTAAGTGAGCACATTGAGCCATTAAAAGCGAAAGCAAAAGCCGCTGGCCTGTGGAACTTATTTTTACCCGATGAAGAACTAGCACAAGGTTTAACCTGCTTAGAATACGCCCCTACTGCAGAGCAAATGGGTAAATGCTTATTTGCCTCAGAAATATTTAATTGTAACGCGCCCGACACCGGCAATATGGAAGTGCTTTATCATTTTGCAAACGATGAACAAAAACAACAGTGGTTAACCCCATTATTAAATGGCGAAATACGCTCTGTATTTGCCATGACCGAGCCCGATGTCGCTTCATCAGATGCGACAAACATGCAAGCAACTATAGATGTTGATGGCGACGAGCTGATTTTAAATGGCAAAAAATGGTGGACCACCGGCCTTGGTCATCCTAATGCACAGGTGGCTATTTTTATGGGGCTTTCCAACCCCGAAAACGATAAACACAGCCAGCATTCAATGGTACTTGTGCCGCTAAACACACCCGGTGTAAACATTAAGCGTATGCTAAGTGCCTGTGGCGATTTTGATGCCCCCTACGGCCACGGTGAAATGGAATTTAATAACGTACGCGTACCAAAACAAAACCTTATTTTAGGGTTAGGCAAAGGCTTTGCCATTGCACAAGGGCGCTTAGGGCCTGGGCGAATTCATCATTGTATGCGCGCAATTGGCGCAGCAGAGCGCTGTTTAGAACTCATGATTAAACGAGGCCTGTCGCGCAGCGCTTTTGGTAAACCCTTACTTAAATTAGGCGGTAATTTAGAACGTGTAGCGCAAGCGCGTATGGCAATAGATCAAGCCCGTTTATTAACCCTACACGCGGCATGGAAAATAGACACTCAAGGCGTTAAACACGCCATGACCGAAATATCGAGCATAAAAGTAGTCGTGCCTAATATGCTGCAAATGGTCTCAGATATGGCAATACAAGTGTTTGGTGGCGCAGGGGTGTCGAGCGACTTTCCTATTGCCTCGTTTAATGCAATGGGGCGTATTTTACGCCTTGCAGATGGCCCAGACGAAGTACATATGGGCATGGTTTCGCGCCTCGAACTTAACAAATACCGCTAA
- a CDS encoding LysR family transcriptional regulator, whose amino-acid sequence MIEAKNIQQLDLNLLKIFECLYREKNMSETAKVLYITPSAVSHAIKRLRSVLNDPLFERQGQLMLPTPACQRMAPDLIDLLEKLRQVLQACGDFNLETTAQTFKIALHDAIEPIVLPKLQLALAKHAPNASLASVKLSREDMHKQLANHQIDMAIDVARPIKAPISHAVLSSDHFCVLMKKNHPLKNQLNIDNYLAAKHVAVSNRATGTVIEDIALLQLSFNRQVAIRCQNYFAAKEVIKDAPFLLTLPSMVASQLLDDTLIARPVPTTMPAIYQHLYWHQSTDKDDALVWLRGQVQHIFKR is encoded by the coding sequence ATGATTGAAGCTAAAAATATTCAGCAGTTGGATTTAAATTTACTTAAAATATTTGAATGCCTATACCGTGAAAAAAACATGAGCGAAACCGCAAAGGTGCTGTACATAACGCCCTCAGCAGTTAGCCATGCTATAAAACGTTTGCGCAGTGTATTAAACGATCCGTTATTTGAGCGCCAAGGGCAATTAATGCTGCCCACCCCTGCGTGCCAACGTATGGCACCCGATCTAATAGATTTACTCGAAAAATTACGCCAAGTGCTACAAGCCTGCGGTGACTTTAATTTAGAGACCACTGCGCAAACCTTTAAAATAGCTCTGCACGATGCAATAGAGCCTATTGTTTTGCCTAAATTGCAACTTGCACTGGCAAAACATGCTCCCAATGCAAGCTTAGCGAGCGTAAAATTAAGCCGTGAAGATATGCATAAGCAATTAGCTAATCATCAAATAGATATGGCAATTGATGTAGCACGGCCAATAAAAGCGCCCATTAGCCATGCTGTTCTTTCAAGTGATCACTTTTGTGTACTCATGAAAAAAAACCACCCGCTTAAAAACCAACTCAATATAGACAATTATTTAGCTGCTAAGCATGTGGCGGTATCTAACCGGGCAACCGGTACTGTTATTGAAGATATTGCGTTATTGCAATTGAGTTTTAATAGGCAGGTGGCTATACGTTGTCAAAATTATTTTGCCGCGAAAGAGGTAATAAAAGACGCGCCATTTTTACTTACTTTACCTTCAATGGTTGCCAGTCAATTGTTGGATGACACACTAATAGCAAGGCCTGTGCCCACCACTATGCCTGCTATTTATCAGCATTTATATTGGCATCAGAGCACTGATAAAGACGACGCTTTAGTATGGTTACGCGGGCAAGTGCAGCATATTTTTAAACGTTAA
- a CDS encoding bile acid:sodium symporter family protein has protein sequence MNASFLTEIILPLALALIMFGMGLGLTTTDFTRLFKKPIAIAMGLVGQIIAMPLLALGLCYLLNLPTPIAIGLMILAACPGGTMSNVVSQLAKANLALSVSLTAASTAISIITTPFIIGFAMHQFAPQDDASFSILTTSLGLFVITLVPVAIGISLRHFKSEFAIKSEPFFRRFSLFFMLAMIAALVIKERALLASSFNDVFWACIALNIGSMIIGLLIAKLSKLSLTDSLTLGIEVGIQNASLAILIAISFLNKPEYAVTGGVYGLAMFIGPLLLIAGLKFKNKRLVNA, from the coding sequence TTGAATGCATCTTTTTTAACAGAAATAATATTACCCCTAGCCTTAGCGCTCATTATGTTTGGTATGGGTTTAGGCCTTACAACTACTGACTTTACAAGACTTTTTAAAAAGCCCATAGCAATTGCTATGGGCTTGGTAGGCCAAATTATCGCCATGCCGCTATTGGCTTTAGGTTTATGCTATTTACTTAATTTACCCACACCAATTGCAATAGGGTTAATGATTTTAGCCGCGTGCCCTGGCGGTACTATGTCAAACGTAGTGAGCCAGCTAGCAAAAGCTAATTTAGCGCTTTCGGTAAGCTTAACCGCTGCCTCAACTGCTATTAGCATTATTACCACACCGTTTATTATTGGCTTTGCCATGCACCAATTTGCGCCGCAAGACGATGCCAGCTTTTCAATATTAACTACATCACTTGGGCTATTTGTAATCACCTTAGTGCCTGTAGCCATAGGCATAAGCCTGCGCCATTTTAAAAGCGAATTTGCGATTAAAAGCGAGCCGTTTTTTAGGCGCTTTTCGTTATTTTTTATGCTCGCCATGATAGCCGCGCTAGTAATAAAAGAACGCGCCTTACTGGCAAGCTCGTTTAACGATGTATTTTGGGCGTGTATAGCACTTAATATTGGTTCAATGATCATTGGCTTGCTAATAGCAAAGCTTTCAAAACTATCTTTAACTGATTCGTTAACACTCGGCATTGAAGTAGGGATTCAAAACGCATCGCTGGCTATTTTAATTGCTATAAGCTTTTTAAATAAGCCTGAGTATGCCGTAACTGGTGGTGTATATGGCCTTGCCATGTTTATTGGGCCGCTGTTATTAATTGCTGGGCTTAAGTTTAAAAACAAACGCCTTGTAAACGCTTAA
- a CDS encoding AMP-binding protein codes for MTITTIKNHADVGNLNLAEISPAQLPRSTYHAILQSAQNFGDATAIEYILDGDCISEAQIPFAKKLIHRILMTFKGKSFANPHRKMSYKALAKNVTGLGNALHSLGITKTEVTSLVLPNFPETYVSLWAAEAAGIANPINPLLDESIMKEIMISANTKVIIALGPVPGSDIWQKVMAIKEHIPGLKAVISLFGDDIACSQNNKVPVYGFKKLLAAQNTQAANFTLPEQSDVCAYFHTGGTTGLPKLAKHLHLNQLTNAGQVNLLSPVNAGDTMLVGLPIFHVNAAVATGIASVMKGCKILLASPSGFRGKNIIQNLLTLINNYDVAVMTAVPTVYAAMVEQITSQKITVPPLKMKFAICGAAPLSSDLQALFTKLTNTPLVEGYGSTEGSSVSTLMPVNPINKEASVGLPIPGITLKIADINEQGTLVKMCDTLDVGEIIITGNNVFPGYVEDAHNQGAWVVDENGQQYFRTGDLGKIDESGYVSLCGRQKELIIRGGHNIDPKMIEDAATSHPDVTLAAAVPRPDSYAGEVPVLYAMLSPQSTLKLDDLTTYVSANIPERAAIPKAIYIIDEIPLTAVGKIYKPELVCLEIKQTITEAINAHLKNKAVQINVFADKKLGIKANIFVNENEINELQPQIKALLTPFSFNYEVLAIKTITNEVA; via the coding sequence ATGACTATAACAACAATTAAAAACCACGCCGATGTTGGCAATTTAAACCTTGCTGAAATATCACCAGCGCAACTTCCTCGCTCTACTTATCATGCCATTTTACAATCGGCCCAAAACTTTGGTGATGCAACCGCTATTGAATACATTTTAGATGGCGACTGTATTAGCGAAGCGCAAATTCCGTTTGCAAAAAAGCTTATTCACCGCATTTTAATGACCTTTAAAGGCAAAAGCTTTGCTAATCCGCACCGTAAAATGAGTTACAAAGCGCTCGCAAAAAACGTAACAGGCCTTGGCAATGCATTGCACTCGTTGGGTATTACTAAAACCGAGGTAACCTCGCTGGTGTTACCTAACTTTCCAGAAACCTATGTATCGCTTTGGGCAGCAGAGGCCGCAGGCATTGCAAACCCCATAAACCCTTTGCTTGATGAGTCCATAATGAAAGAAATTATGATCTCAGCCAATACCAAAGTAATTATTGCCCTAGGCCCAGTGCCTGGTAGCGATATTTGGCAAAAAGTAATGGCAATTAAAGAGCATATACCCGGCCTGAAAGCAGTTATTAGCTTATTTGGTGACGACATAGCGTGCTCGCAAAATAATAAAGTACCCGTGTATGGGTTTAAAAAGTTACTGGCTGCACAAAATACGCAAGCAGCTAATTTTACTTTGCCTGAGCAAAGCGATGTGTGCGCGTATTTTCATACGGGTGGTACCACCGGCCTACCAAAACTTGCAAAGCACTTGCACTTAAACCAGCTCACCAATGCAGGGCAGGTTAATTTACTTTCGCCAGTAAACGCAGGCGACACCATGCTAGTAGGCTTACCTATATTTCATGTAAATGCGGCGGTAGCCACGGGCATAGCTTCAGTTATGAAAGGCTGTAAAATTTTACTCGCAAGCCCATCTGGCTTTAGGGGTAAAAACATCATTCAAAACTTGCTCACCCTAATTAATAATTACGATGTAGCCGTTATGACCGCCGTACCTACGGTTTACGCTGCTATGGTTGAGCAAATTACTTCGCAAAAAATTACTGTACCACCACTTAAAATGAAGTTTGCCATTTGTGGGGCCGCGCCGCTTTCATCAGATTTACAAGCCCTGTTTACTAAACTCACCAATACCCCACTGGTAGAGGGTTATGGCTCAACTGAGGGCAGCTCGGTAAGTACGTTAATGCCTGTAAATCCAATTAATAAAGAGGCTTCTGTAGGGCTACCAATACCGGGGATTACGCTTAAAATTGCCGATATAAACGAGCAAGGCACGCTTGTTAAAATGTGCGATACACTCGATGTTGGCGAAATAATAATAACCGGTAATAACGTATTTCCGGGTTACGTAGAAGATGCGCATAACCAAGGCGCATGGGTAGTTGATGAAAACGGCCAACAATATTTTAGAACCGGGGATTTAGGAAAAATTGATGAGAGCGGGTATGTATCGTTATGCGGTAGGCAAAAAGAGCTAATAATACGCGGCGGGCACAATATAGACCCCAAAATGATTGAAGATGCCGCAACCAGCCACCCCGATGTAACACTTGCTGCCGCCGTGCCACGCCCAGACAGCTACGCAGGCGAAGTGCCGGTACTTTACGCCATGCTAAGCCCACAGAGCACGCTTAAACTTGATGATCTCACCACGTATGTTAGCGCCAACATACCTGAGCGAGCAGCAATACCAAAAGCTATTTATATAATTGACGAAATACCACTGACCGCAGTAGGTAAAATTTATAAGCCCGAACTGGTTTGCCTAGAAATAAAACAAACCATTACAGAAGCAATTAACGCGCATTTAAAAAACAAAGCCGTGCAAATAAACGTATTTGCTGATAAAAAGTTAGGCATAAAAGCAAATATTTTTGTAAATGAAAACGAAATAAACGAGTTACAGCCTCAAATAAAGGCGCTGTTAACCCCGTTTTCATTTAACTATGAAGTACTCGCTATAAAAACAATAACTAACGAGGTCGCCTAA
- a CDS encoding class II aldolase/adducin family protein: MSNTLEQQAAKMTIGSDKFKLIMPPKFNTLNEQRTYEKQRLAAGFRVFAMYGFDEGLAGHITLRDCIEPNTFWVNPVGMHFAHIKASDLIRVDHKGNIIEGSTPINNAAFAIHSRIHMARPDVNAVAHAHTRYGRAFSALGELLKPISQDACVFYENHSVFDVFSGVVADSEEGDMIAKSLADHCAVILQNHGLLTAGSSVDAAVANFVLLDSCCQSQLLAQAAGEPKLISHEVALHTKQANGSELVTWGNFQPMYQVVAAQDNSFLD; encoded by the coding sequence ATGAGCAATACACTAGAGCAGCAAGCCGCAAAAATGACCATAGGCAGCGATAAATTTAAACTTATTATGCCGCCTAAATTTAACACCCTAAACGAGCAACGCACCTACGAAAAACAACGCCTAGCCGCAGGCTTTAGAGTATTTGCTATGTATGGCTTTGACGAAGGACTTGCGGGGCACATAACACTTCGCGACTGCATAGAGCCCAATACTTTTTGGGTAAACCCTGTGGGTATGCACTTTGCGCATATTAAAGCGTCAGATCTTATTCGGGTTGATCATAAAGGTAATATTATTGAAGGCAGCACACCGATTAATAATGCGGCGTTTGCTATTCATTCACGCATACATATGGCGCGCCCCGACGTAAACGCAGTAGCCCATGCGCATACACGTTATGGCCGTGCGTTTTCAGCATTAGGTGAGTTACTTAAACCAATTTCGCAAGATGCTTGCGTATTTTACGAAAACCACAGTGTATTTGATGTATTTAGCGGTGTAGTAGCCGACAGCGAAGAGGGCGACATGATAGCTAAATCGCTGGCTGATCACTGCGCTGTTATTTTGCAAAACCATGGTTTACTTACCGCTGGTTCGTCGGTTGATGCCGCAGTTGCCAACTTTGTATTGCTAGATAGCTGCTGCCAAAGCCAGTTATTAGCACAAGCCGCAGGCGAGCCTAAGCTTATCTCGCACGAGGTAGCACTACATACAAAACAAGCCAATGGCTCAGAGCTGGTTACATGGGGGAACTTTCAGCCCATGTATCAGGTCGTTGCTGCACAAGATAACAGTTTTTTAGATTAA
- a CDS encoding LysR family transcriptional regulator: MHGKIDLNLFVILKTVYQEGSITSAADKLHLTQPAVSHALSRLRDKFDDPLFIRHGRRMVPSPFCQKIIAQVIESVQALEATMNNERLFDIAAFKREIKFGFRDILESIFFPPLMSDLLTNTPNITINSRQVSHVDMEKSLENQEIDIVIDVLTPTSNHIKNTFICNEHFSLICRHDHPILNDLTVQSYAKASHALVSLKGAQVDIIDMALAKHALARNVVLKCEHYFAATKVISQSDMIMTMPNAYAQVLKEQMPVHVTSLPFDVPLMPVHMYWHEQADDDLVNSWMREKLLGLAQQLIPADKLKSDN; the protein is encoded by the coding sequence ATGCATGGAAAGATAGATTTAAACCTGTTTGTAATACTTAAAACGGTATACCAAGAGGGGAGCATTACTAGTGCTGCAGATAAACTGCATTTAACACAACCAGCAGTTAGCCATGCGCTTTCGCGCCTAAGAGATAAGTTTGACGACCCCCTATTTATTCGCCATGGCCGGCGTATGGTGCCCTCGCCTTTTTGCCAAAAAATAATAGCCCAAGTGATTGAGTCGGTGCAGGCATTAGAGGCAACCATGAACAACGAGCGGCTTTTTGATATAGCCGCCTTTAAGCGGGAAATTAAATTTGGTTTTAGAGATATTTTAGAATCGATATTTTTTCCGCCACTAATGAGCGACCTACTTACAAACACCCCTAATATTACAATTAACAGCCGACAGGTTTCGCATGTTGATATGGAAAAATCACTCGAAAACCAAGAGATAGATATAGTCATTGATGTGCTTACCCCAACGAGTAACCACATAAAAAATACCTTTATTTGTAATGAGCATTTTTCGTTAATTTGTAGGCACGATCACCCAATATTAAATGACTTAACCGTACAAAGTTACGCAAAGGCATCGCATGCGTTGGTATCGTTAAAAGGTGCGCAGGTAGATATTATTGATATGGCGCTGGCAAAGCATGCACTTGCCCGTAATGTAGTGCTTAAATGTGAACATTATTTTGCGGCGACTAAAGTGATTAGCCAAAGCGACATGATAATGACCATGCCAAACGCGTACGCGCAGGTATTAAAAGAGCAAATGCCAGTGCATGTAACTAGCTTACCGTTTGATGTGCCGTTAATGCCAGTGCACATGTATTGGCACGAACAAGCCGACGACGATTTAGTAAATAGTTGGATGCGAGAAAAGCTGCTAGGTTTAGCCCAGCAACTTATCCCTGCTGACAAACTTAAAAGCGATAATTAA
- a CDS encoding TonB-dependent receptor, producing MTTEHTQSHTRLKPAFLKQKTLTLFTLSALSVGMAQAAENKVNKSELETITVTSQKRVQSLQDIPTSIQALSGDYLEQNSVDDLLALSENLPNVHITETSSSKRIFVRGIGSGTNSGFEQSVAMYKDGVYLGRGHQAKFPFLDMQRLELIKGPQSVMFGKNATAGAFSMISNSPTDALEGNVSAEFGSDNEKRFTGVINIPINDDLAIRIAAFDHSVDGFLYNQARQSDEQSNDSSGARLSIDWQINDDINALFKWEHGEFESHGSRYQYIIDTPNRDLQIASDPTNPGNVGYRSLLLSDNSGLDYTSTVSGDGHPGGLNEQSKTTLDNASLKLTYNHGEYEFTSVTTYSEYDWDSTFDADFSEVPLIKQDYLETYNQFTQEFRVSSPTGRTLEYVAGIFYMSSELEHPNDILFGASLLIPDLVGTSLGVNALFDQDQQSYSAFTALTWNVNEQWRANFGLRYQKEEKEVSSVQNVYSVFEPNTPQAVQQFANAAAPTIAGQLSGAGVHDLNAKRDESHLSPNISVQYLGFNNTMLFASAGVGYKAGGFDGSGLNGSQGNTVDENSGFEFDDEKATNFEFGIKAEPIKNTLQVNATLFYTLYDDLQVSEFNGNAFVVKNAAETKVKGIELDSRWAINQSWQLSANLAVLDFEYEQYASASPTVMQSELLGQAFQDLTGQTGAFAPDYSGNIAIDYNTEVFSNLTLSSNLALNFSDDYFLEQDLDPIAKQSAFEKLNLRIELGSSEGDWSVSLLAKNLTDKQTFSQANDVPVISYAHRFLSERGRSYHAQFNYRF from the coding sequence ATGACAACTGAACACACACAATCACACACACGTTTAAAACCTGCTTTTTTAAAACAAAAAACACTTACTTTATTTACGCTCAGCGCATTAAGCGTGGGTATGGCACAAGCCGCCGAGAATAAAGTAAATAAAAGTGAGCTTGAAACCATTACCGTCACTTCGCAAAAGCGGGTGCAATCACTGCAAGATATTCCTACCTCTATTCAAGCGCTTTCTGGCGATTACCTCGAGCAAAACAGTGTTGACGATTTACTCGCCCTAAGCGAAAACCTACCTAACGTGCATATAACCGAAACCTCAAGCAGTAAACGTATTTTTGTACGCGGTATAGGCTCGGGTACTAACTCAGGCTTTGAGCAATCGGTTGCTATGTATAAAGATGGCGTGTATTTAGGGCGCGGGCATCAGGCTAAATTTCCATTTTTAGATATGCAGCGCCTTGAACTTATAAAAGGCCCGCAGTCAGTTATGTTTGGTAAAAACGCCACAGCAGGTGCCTTTAGTATGATCTCAAATTCGCCAACCGATGCTCTTGAAGGCAATGTATCGGCAGAGTTTGGCTCTGATAACGAAAAGCGCTTTACAGGCGTTATAAATATTCCTATTAACGATGATTTAGCCATACGTATTGCCGCGTTTGACCACTCTGTTGATGGCTTTTTATATAACCAAGCGCGCCAAAGCGACGAGCAATCTAACGACTCATCTGGTGCGCGTTTATCAATAGATTGGCAAATAAACGATGATATAAATGCATTATTTAAATGGGAACACGGTGAGTTTGAGTCGCACGGTTCACGCTATCAATACATTATCGATACTCCCAACCGCGACTTACAAATAGCAAGCGATCCAACAAACCCGGGAAACGTGGGCTATCGCTCACTTTTACTAAGCGACAACTCAGGCCTTGATTACACAAGTACGGTATCGGGCGATGGGCACCCAGGCGGGCTTAATGAGCAAAGTAAAACCACGCTTGATAACGCATCACTTAAATTAACCTATAACCATGGCGAATACGAATTTACCTCTGTAACCACGTATAGCGAGTATGATTGGGACTCAACTTTTGATGCCGACTTTTCAGAAGTCCCGCTTATAAAACAAGACTACTTAGAAACCTATAACCAGTTTACGCAAGAATTCAGAGTAAGCTCGCCAACAGGGCGCACGCTTGAATACGTAGCGGGCATTTTTTACATGAGCAGCGAGCTTGAACACCCAAACGATATTTTATTTGGCGCATCGTTACTTATTCCTGATTTAGTGGGTACATCATTGGGCGTAAATGCCCTGTTTGATCAAGACCAACAAAGCTACTCAGCATTTACCGCCCTTACTTGGAATGTAAACGAGCAATGGCGCGCTAATTTTGGCCTGCGTTATCAAAAAGAAGAAAAAGAAGTAAGCAGCGTACAAAATGTGTATAGCGTATTTGAGCCCAATACACCGCAAGCCGTACAACAATTTGCCAATGCGGCTGCGCCCACTATTGCAGGGCAGCTTTCGGGCGCGGGGGTACATGACCTTAACGCTAAGCGTGATGAATCACACTTATCACCCAATATTAGTGTGCAATATTTAGGGTTTAACAACACCATGTTATTTGCAAGCGCTGGCGTAGGCTACAAAGCCGGTGGTTTTGATGGCTCTGGCTTAAATGGCTCGCAAGGTAATACGGTTGATGAAAATTCAGGCTTTGAGTTTGACGACGAAAAAGCCACTAATTTTGAATTTGGTATTAAAGCCGAGCCAATTAAAAATACTCTACAAGTAAACGCTACACTGTTTTACACCCTGTACGATGACCTACAAGTATCTGAATTTAATGGTAATGCATTTGTAGTTAAAAATGCTGCCGAAACCAAAGTAAAAGGGATTGAGCTCGATTCACGCTGGGCAATAAATCAAAGTTGGCAGTTATCGGCAAACCTTGCTGTGCTTGATTTTGAATACGAGCAATACGCCAGTGCGTCGCCAACAGTTATGCAAAGCGAGCTACTTGGCCAAGCATTCCAAGATTTAACCGGGCAAACTGGCGCGTTTGCTCCCGACTACTCAGGCAATATAGCAATTGATTACAATACCGAGGTATTTTCAAATCTTACTTTAAGCAGTAATTTAGCACTTAACTTTAGTGATGATTACTTTTTAGAGCAAGATCTTGACCCAATAGCCAAGCAAAGCGCTTTTGAAAAGCTAAATTTACGCATAGAACTAGGCAGCAGTGAAGGAGATTGGTCGGTGTCGTTATTAGCTAAAAACCTAACCGATAAGCAAACTTTTTCACAGGCCAACGATGTGCCGGTAATTAGCTACGCACACCGTTTTTTATCAGAGCGTGGGCGTAGTTATCACGCACAATTTAATTATCGCTTTTAA
- a CDS encoding uracil-DNA glycosylase family protein, translating to MDPINLIEQVSKCVICEPHLPLGARPVIQFNANARILIAGQAPGIKVHETGKPFNDASGNRLREWLGLSVDEFYDPQTIAILPMGFCYPGKGKSGDLPPRKECAPAWRAQLLAALPNLELTIVLGKYAQAYHLPHTKKRPLTELVKSWREYWPQYLVLPHPSPRNNIWLKKNPWFEQTVLPELSERVAKIINNDQK from the coding sequence ATGGATCCGATCAATTTAATTGAGCAAGTTAGTAAATGCGTGATCTGTGAACCTCATTTACCGTTAGGTGCTCGCCCCGTTATACAATTTAATGCCAATGCGCGTATTTTAATTGCCGGCCAAGCACCGGGCATAAAAGTACACGAAACTGGCAAGCCCTTTAACGATGCTAGCGGAAACCGCCTACGCGAATGGCTTGGGCTAAGTGTTGATGAGTTTTATGACCCGCAAACAATAGCTATTTTACCTATGGGCTTTTGCTACCCAGGTAAAGGTAAGTCGGGCGACTTACCTCCGCGTAAAGAATGTGCACCCGCATGGAGAGCGCAATTACTAGCCGCTCTGCCAAATTTAGAACTGACAATAGTGCTTGGTAAATACGCGCAGGCTTATCATTTACCTCACACAAAAAAGAGGCCTTTAACCGAGTTAGTAAAATCGTGGCGTGAGTATTGGCCACAATATTTAGTATTACCGCACCCAAGCCCTCGCAATAATATTTGGCTTAAAAAGAACCCATGGTTTGAGCAAACAGTATTACCAGAGCTAAGCGAACGTGTGGCTAAAATAATAAACAACGACCAAAAATGA
- a CDS encoding VOC family protein, producing MSNHEKLNYVEFPACDLTATKSFFTNVFNWQFTDYGPEYTAFSGQGLDGGFFKAPLKSLTQHGAALLVFYSNDIHATYKKVAQYGGKIVKPIFEFPGGCRFHFTEPSGNEFAVWSEKK from the coding sequence ATGAGCAACCACGAAAAACTAAATTATGTAGAATTTCCCGCGTGCGATTTAACAGCTACAAAAAGCTTTTTTACTAACGTGTTTAACTGGCAATTTACCGACTACGGCCCAGAATATACGGCGTTTAGCGGCCAAGGACTTGATGGTGGCTTTTTTAAAGCACCGCTTAAATCACTTACTCAACATGGAGCCGCACTGCTGGTGTTTTACAGTAACGACATTCACGCAACCTATAAAAAAGTAGCGCAATATGGCGGCAAAATAGTAAAACCTATTTTTGAGTTCCCCGGTGGTTGCCGCTTTCATTTTACCGAGCCTAGTGGTAACGAATTTGCCGTATGGTCAGAAAAAAAATAA